Within the Musa acuminata AAA Group cultivar baxijiao chromosome BXJ2-9, Cavendish_Baxijiao_AAA, whole genome shotgun sequence genome, the region GACTTGTGGCTCCATTGCTCCAAGGGATGGGATGAAGAAAGAGCAGAGTAGAAATCCATACCCTTTCTGACTATAAAAATAGAGACCTCTCCACATTGCAAGCCACCACCAACTCCTTCTTGTTCTCTTTGTTGGCTCCTGCGATCACCGATGGATGTTCTGTCATGGAGCATATGCCTGTGCATGATACTAGTTAGCGTGCTCCTGATGGCTGTCGTCGGTCGGCGGCGTAAGCTCAACCTGCCGCCGGGACCGAGGCCGTGGCCCATCATCGGCAACCTCAACCTGATCGGCTCGCTGCCACACCGGTCCCTGCACGCGCTTTCCCAAAAGTATGGCCCCCTCATGTACCTCCGCTTCGGCTCCTTCCCCGTCGTCGTCGGTTCCTCCGTGGAGACGGCCAGGTTCTTCCTCAAGACCCACGACATCTGCTTCGTCTCCCGCCCCAAGACCGCCGCCGGGAAGTACACCACCTACAACTACTCCGACATCACCTGGTCCCCGTACGGCGCCTACTGGCGGCAGGCGCGCAAGATGTGCCTCTTGGAGCTGTTCAGCGCCAAGCGGCTGGAGTCGTACGAGTACATACGGGTGGAGGAGGTGCGCGCGCTCCTCCAGGGCTTGTTCGAGTCCACCGGCGCGCCCGTCCTTCTCAAGGACCACCTCTCCACCGTCAGCCTCAACGTCATCTGCCGCATGGTGCTGGGGAAGAAGTACCTGGACCGGTCGGAGGCGGCGGCGATCGTGTCGCCCGAGGAGTTCAAGCAGATGCTGGACGAGCTGTTCCTGCTCAACGGGGTCATGAACATCGGCGACTCCATTCCGTGGCTCGACTTCCTGGACCTGCATGGCTACATCAGGAGGATGAAGAAGCTAAGCAAGAGGTTCGATCGCTTCCTGGAGCACGTGCTGGACGAGCACAACCAGCGGCGGCGGCGCGAGGGGGACGAGTTCGTGGCCAGGGACATGGTGGACGTGCTCCTGCAGCTCGCTGACGACCCCAACTTGGACGTCAAGCTCGAGAGGCATGGCGTCAAGGCCTTCACTCAGGTCTGTTCTCTCCTTTGATTTCGACTCGAATCATTTGATTGCTGATCCTGATTCTAACATGCACAATGATTGAACTGATGCACCAGGATTTGATCGCTGGCGGCACCGAGAGCTCCGCCGTGACCGTCGAATGGGCCATCTCCGAGCTGCTAAAGCACCCCGAGGTCTTGGAGAAGGCGACGGAGGAGCTGGACCGGGTGGTCGGTCGGGAGCGGTGGGTTGAGGAGAAGGAGGTGCACCGGCTGCCGTACGTGGAGGCCATCGTCAAGGAGACGATGAGGATGCACCCGGTGGCGCCCATGCTCGTCCCCCGCCTCTCCCGCGAGCACACCACCTTCGACGGCTACGACATCCCCGCCGGGACGCGCGTGCTGGTAAACGTGTGGACCATCGGCCGGGACCCCTCGATCTGGGACGCCCCGGAGGAGTTCCGACC harbors:
- the LOC135623230 gene encoding trimethyltridecatetraene synthase-like translates to MDVLSWSICLCMILVSVLLMAVVGRRRKLNLPPGPRPWPIIGNLNLIGSLPHRSLHALSQKYGPLMYLRFGSFPVVVGSSVETARFFLKTHDICFVSRPKTAAGKYTTYNYSDITWSPYGAYWRQARKMCLLELFSAKRLESYEYIRVEEVRALLQGLFESTGAPVLLKDHLSTVSLNVICRMVLGKKYLDRSEAAAIVSPEEFKQMLDELFLLNGVMNIGDSIPWLDFLDLHGYIRRMKKLSKRFDRFLEHVLDEHNQRRRREGDEFVARDMVDVLLQLADDPNLDVKLERHGVKAFTQDLIAGGTESSAVTVEWAISELLKHPEVLEKATEELDRVVGRERWVEEKEVHRLPYVEAIVKETMRMHPVAPMLVPRLSREHTTFDGYDIPAGTRVLVNVWTIGRDPSIWDAPEEFRPERFLGSPIDVKGHDFQLLPFGAGRRMCPGYSLGLKVIQLSLANLLHGFKWRLPPGTKAEDLSMEEIFGLSTTRKVPLQAVAEPKLPAHLYTA